One window of Bacillus alkalicellulosilyticus genomic DNA carries:
- the ribD gene encoding bifunctional diaminohydroxyphosphoribosylaminopyrimidine deaminase/5-amino-6-(5-phosphoribosylamino)uracil reductase RibD yields MKDEEYMKLALTIAESAKGQTSPNPLVGCVIVNDGKIVGMGAHLKAGEGHAEVHAVHMAKEKAQGATAYVTLEPCSHHGRTPPCADLLIASNVKRVVIATVDPNPSVAGKGIRKLQDAGIDVEIGVLQDEANELNQVFFHFMKTRKPYVTLKSATSLDGKTATVTGESKWITGAKAREDVHRYRHEHDGILVGIGTVLADNPSLTTRLENGGKNPIRVIVDSLLRIPIESNVVQDNEAPTWIVTSNRADVTKKEALEKAGVSVFVLPTETIEIPSLLTLLGEQQMTSLFVEGGAEINGSFITSKAVNQVITYIAPKLMGGKQAPTAVGGEGFTQMSDVLSLQIQSVEQIGEDIKIISRVKGGD; encoded by the coding sequence ATGAAAGATGAAGAATACATGAAGCTAGCACTTACGATAGCGGAAAGTGCCAAAGGACAAACGAGCCCTAATCCACTTGTAGGCTGTGTCATTGTGAACGATGGGAAAATAGTCGGAATGGGGGCACATTTAAAAGCTGGTGAGGGTCATGCGGAAGTTCACGCGGTCCATATGGCTAAAGAAAAAGCTCAAGGTGCAACAGCTTATGTTACGCTTGAACCATGTAGTCACCATGGAAGGACGCCACCTTGTGCCGACCTATTAATTGCTTCTAACGTTAAGCGAGTAGTGATTGCTACTGTAGACCCAAATCCAAGTGTGGCTGGAAAAGGGATACGAAAGTTACAGGATGCGGGAATCGATGTTGAAATTGGCGTTTTGCAAGATGAAGCCAATGAATTGAATCAAGTTTTCTTTCATTTTATGAAAACAAGGAAACCGTATGTCACGCTAAAGTCTGCGACGAGCCTTGACGGGAAAACGGCTACAGTTACAGGTGAAAGTAAATGGATAACCGGAGCAAAAGCACGTGAAGATGTTCATCGATACCGGCATGAACATGACGGTATATTAGTTGGGATCGGAACGGTACTTGCAGACAACCCTTCGCTTACTACGAGGCTTGAAAATGGTGGGAAGAACCCAATTCGGGTCATAGTCGACTCACTGTTACGAATACCGATTGAGTCAAACGTAGTTCAAGATAATGAAGCTCCTACTTGGATTGTTACATCAAATCGTGCTGACGTGACCAAGAAAGAAGCATTAGAAAAAGCCGGTGTATCCGTATTTGTACTTCCAACTGAAACGATTGAAATCCCATCATTACTGACGTTATTAGGAGAACAACAAATGACATCGCTTTTTGTGGAAGGCGGTGCAGAGATAAATGGTAGTTTCATCACATCAAAAGCAGTCAATCAAGTCATCACTTACATTGCCCCTAAACTAATGGGAGGAAAGCAGGCTCCAACAGCTGTTGGGGGCGAGGGATTTACACAAATGAGTGATGTTCTCTCATTGCAAATTCAGTCTGTTGAACAAATCGGAGAAGATATAAAAATAATATCAAGGGTAAAGGGGGGAGACTAA
- the ribE gene encoding riboflavin synthase has translation MFTGIIEEIGTIEQIQQKNEAIVMTIKANSILDDVKLGDSIAVNGVCLTVTSFTTKQFTVDLMPETVRNTSLRMLTRGSSVNLERAMAAGGRFGGHFVSGHVDGIGKIVRKEAVDNAVYYEIEVPKEIQPYFIVKGSVSVDGTSLTVFQVSDSSFTVSIIPHTLTETVIGGKKVGDIVNIECDMIGKYIEQFIERRFSQKSAEGNITKSFLSEHGFY, from the coding sequence ATGTTTACAGGAATTATTGAGGAAATTGGGACCATAGAACAAATTCAACAAAAAAATGAAGCGATTGTAATGACGATTAAAGCAAATTCCATCTTAGATGATGTTAAGCTTGGAGACAGTATTGCTGTCAATGGAGTTTGTCTTACTGTGACTTCGTTTACGACAAAACAGTTTACAGTCGACCTCATGCCGGAGACGGTAAGAAACACAAGCCTTCGAATGCTAACAAGAGGTTCATCGGTGAACTTAGAGCGTGCGATGGCAGCTGGTGGTCGATTTGGTGGACATTTTGTATCGGGTCATGTCGATGGGATCGGTAAAATTGTTCGTAAAGAAGCTGTCGATAATGCTGTGTATTATGAAATTGAAGTACCAAAAGAAATCCAGCCTTATTTTATCGTCAAAGGCTCTGTGTCTGTCGATGGAACAAGTCTAACCGTTTTTCAGGTGTCGGACTCATCCTTTACCGTTTCAATTATTCCTCATACGTTAACGGAAACTGTGATTGGCGGAAAAAAAGTTGGCGATATTGTTAATATTGAATGCGATATGATCGGAAAATATATTGAGCAATTTATTGAACGACGATTTAGTCAGAAATCAGCTGAAGGAAATATTACGAAAAGCTTTTTATCTGAACACGGCTTTTACTAA
- a CDS encoding bifunctional 3,4-dihydroxy-2-butanone-4-phosphate synthase/GTP cyclohydrolase II codes for MFDKIEEAIYELIQGKVIIVCDDEDRENEGDFVSLAEKTTPEVINFMVKYGRGLVCAPITKDRARELDLVPMVDHNTDPHGTAFTVSVDHQSTTTGISAAERSTTIMALIDDNAKKHHFKRPGHIFPLIAKDGGVLRRAGHTEAAVDLARLSGAKPAGVICEIMNDDGSMARVPELRKIADEHDLKMITIKDLIQYRHRKDKLVQREVEIKMPTEFGEFKAIGFSDILEGKENVALVKGEIIPGEPTLVRVHSECLTGDVFGSHRCDCGPQLHAALAQIEQEGRGVLLYMRQEGRGIGLINKMRAYKLQEEGYDTVEANEKLGFAPDLRDYGIGAQILRDLGISKMKLLTNNPRKIAGLSGYGLEIVDRVPIQMPHNKDNENYLRTKNKKLGHMLHF; via the coding sequence ATGTTTGATAAAATAGAAGAAGCGATATACGAGCTGATACAAGGAAAAGTTATTATTGTTTGTGATGATGAAGACCGTGAAAATGAAGGTGATTTTGTATCGTTAGCTGAAAAAACGACTCCTGAAGTGATTAACTTTATGGTTAAATACGGTCGCGGCCTTGTGTGTGCTCCAATAACGAAAGACCGAGCAAGAGAGTTAGACCTTGTTCCAATGGTCGACCATAATACAGACCCTCATGGAACTGCATTTACAGTTAGTGTTGACCATCAATCAACGACTACCGGAATTAGTGCGGCCGAACGTTCTACCACGATTATGGCACTCATTGATGACAATGCAAAAAAGCATCATTTCAAACGCCCAGGTCACATTTTTCCTCTCATCGCTAAGGATGGTGGAGTCTTGCGACGTGCTGGGCATACAGAAGCAGCGGTTGACCTTGCAAGATTATCAGGAGCTAAGCCAGCGGGAGTCATTTGTGAAATTATGAATGACGATGGGTCGATGGCAAGAGTGCCTGAGCTCCGAAAAATAGCAGATGAGCATGATTTGAAAATGATTACGATTAAAGATTTAATCCAATATCGTCACCGCAAAGATAAGCTAGTGCAACGTGAAGTTGAAATTAAGATGCCAACGGAGTTCGGGGAGTTTAAAGCAATCGGTTTTTCTGATATCCTTGAGGGGAAAGAAAATGTGGCTCTTGTAAAAGGAGAAATCATTCCAGGTGAACCTACGCTTGTCCGTGTCCATTCTGAATGTTTGACTGGCGATGTATTTGGTTCTCATCGCTGCGATTGTGGTCCACAGTTACATGCAGCACTTGCTCAAATTGAACAAGAAGGTCGTGGGGTCTTATTATATATGAGGCAAGAAGGCCGAGGGATTGGACTTATTAATAAAATGAGAGCCTATAAACTACAAGAAGAAGGCTATGATACCGTCGAAGCTAATGAAAAACTTGGCTTTGCTCCTGATTTGCGAGATTATGGCATCGGTGCTCAAATTTTACGTGACCTAGGCATTTCAAAAATGAAATTACTTACTAATAATCCTAGGAAGATTGCAGGATTAAGTGGCTACGGTTTAGAAATCGTAGACCGTGTCCCAATACAAATGCCACATAATAAAGACAACGAAAATTATTTACGAACCAAAAATAAAAAGCTGGGTCATATGCTTCATTTTTAA
- the ribE gene encoding 6,7-dimethyl-8-ribityllumazine synthase, with protein sequence MAKTFEGNLVASDLKIGIVVGRFNEFITSKLLGGAEDALKRHGSNGADVDIAWVPGAFEIPFAAKKMADSKKYDAIITLGTVIRGSTPHFDYVCNEVAKGVGGLSLQTGIPVIFGVLTTDTIEQAIERAGTKAGNKGWEAAVAAIEMANLSRELEK encoded by the coding sequence ATGGCAAAAACATTTGAAGGAAATTTAGTAGCATCAGATTTAAAAATTGGAATTGTTGTTGGGCGATTTAATGAATTTATTACAAGTAAATTATTAGGTGGTGCTGAAGATGCGCTTAAACGTCATGGCTCAAATGGGGCAGATGTTGATATCGCATGGGTACCTGGAGCATTTGAAATTCCGTTTGCTGCAAAAAAAATGGCAGACTCAAAAAAGTACGACGCGATTATTACGTTAGGTACAGTTATTCGTGGATCAACTCCACATTTTGATTATGTATGTAATGAAGTAGCTAAAGGAGTAGGTGGCTTATCACTTCAAACAGGAATCCCCGTTATCTTTGGCGTGTTGACTACAGATACCATTGAGCAAGCTATTGAAAGAGCAGGAACAAAAGCAGGTAATAAAGGATGGGAAGCTGCTGTTGCCGCCATTGAAATGGCTAACCTAAGTAGAGAGCTTGAAAAATAA
- a CDS encoding GNAT family N-acetyltransferase, with protein sequence MLLKYKSSFKKIAMGLISYMPSEKDVKKLQETIDKYEASDEWELYLWKEDVIVGVIGIRLMADGNAELCHLSVNPSFREEGIGKKMIHAVKNKVTGELLPNQYTKDFLINVELKQ encoded by the coding sequence ATGTTACTAAAGTATAAGTCCTCATTTAAGAAAATTGCGATGGGGTTAATTTCTTACATGCCAAGCGAAAAAGACGTAAAGAAACTCCAGGAGACGATTGATAAATACGAAGCAAGTGATGAGTGGGAGCTCTATTTGTGGAAGGAAGACGTTATTGTTGGTGTCATTGGAATTAGGTTAATGGCTGATGGAAATGCAGAGCTTTGTCACCTAAGTGTTAATCCATCATTTCGTGAAGAAGGCATTGGCAAAAAAATGATACATGCGGTGAAAAACAAAGTTACTGGAGAATTGTTACCTAATCAATATACAAAAGATTTCCTTATAAATGTAGAATTGAAACAATAA
- a CDS encoding DUF309 domain-containing protein — protein MYPKPFLDYLVYFHGQRDYFECHEVLEEYWKEQPTQSRKKYWVGLIQVAVGMYHYRRSNYSGASKMIRSAIQTIEEYNEDITQLGIEVPSFLTELTKVQDNIDTKQPYKDINIPIHDEKLYQTCADLCLNSGCQWGNPSNYNDEFLIHKHKLRDRSDVIEERDYQKQLRKKK, from the coding sequence ATGTATCCAAAACCTTTTCTCGATTATTTAGTTTATTTTCATGGGCAACGCGATTATTTTGAATGTCATGAAGTATTAGAGGAGTATTGGAAAGAACAACCTACTCAATCAAGGAAGAAGTATTGGGTCGGATTAATTCAAGTAGCAGTTGGGATGTATCATTATCGTCGCAGCAATTATAGTGGTGCTTCAAAAATGATAAGAAGTGCGATACAAACGATTGAAGAATATAACGAAGACATCACTCAGCTTGGAATTGAAGTACCATCATTTTTAACAGAACTAACCAAGGTTCAAGACAATATCGATACCAAACAACCCTATAAAGATATCAATATCCCCATCCATGACGAAAAATTATACCAAACATGTGCTGACCTCTGTCTGAACTCGGGTTGCCAATGGGGCAACCCAAGTAACTATAATGATGAATTCTTGATTCATAAGCATAAGTTACGTGACCGCAGTGATGTTATTGAAGAAAGAGATTACCAAAAACAACTTCGCAAAAAAAAATAA
- a CDS encoding segregation/condensation protein A: MNQYNVKLDAFEGPLDLLLHLINQAEVDIYDIPMAHITAQYMDYIHTMQELQLDVASEYLVMAATLLEIKSKMLLPKHQDELFEDEYYSEDEEDPRQELMNRLIEYRKYKEAAQGLQEREQDRALVHTKPPSRLDEYISDEERSVVTVKGVNLFDMIEAYQRMVKRKMLIAPRSTTVKHQEYSIDTRMGEVMEAITRAGGKVAFSVLFEYADRSELVVTFLALLELMKGNSIYCEQDENFADIMIHMKKEELPFDFE, translated from the coding sequence ATGAATCAATATAATGTGAAGTTAGATGCGTTTGAAGGCCCTCTTGATTTACTGTTACACCTTATAAATCAGGCGGAAGTAGATATTTATGATATACCAATGGCTCATATTACAGCGCAATATATGGATTATATTCATACAATGCAGGAGCTTCAACTCGATGTAGCAAGTGAATATTTAGTCATGGCAGCCACATTGTTAGAAATTAAAAGTAAAATGCTTCTTCCTAAACATCAGGACGAGCTCTTTGAAGATGAATATTATTCCGAGGATGAAGAAGATCCGAGACAAGAATTGATGAATCGCTTGATTGAATATCGGAAATATAAAGAAGCTGCCCAAGGGTTACAGGAACGGGAGCAAGACCGTGCATTAGTTCATACGAAGCCACCGAGTCGCTTAGATGAATACATCTCAGACGAGGAACGTTCGGTTGTTACTGTAAAGGGCGTAAACTTATTTGATATGATTGAAGCCTACCAACGAATGGTAAAACGCAAGATGTTAATTGCTCCCCGTTCAACGACTGTGAAACATCAGGAGTATTCGATTGATACAAGAATGGGTGAAGTGATGGAGGCGATAACTCGTGCTGGAGGTAAGGTAGCATTTTCCGTATTATTTGAATATGCAGACCGCTCTGAACTTGTTGTTACATTTTTAGCGCTTCTTGAACTAATGAAGGGGAATTCCATTTATTGTGAACAGGATGAAAATTTTGCAGATATTATGATACATATGAAAAAGGAGGAACTTCCATTTGACTTTGAATGA
- the scpB gene encoding SMC-Scp complex subunit ScpB, translated as MTLNDLKGIIEGLLFAAGDEGLTCKQIAEVLDSEEITVLNVLNELALEYKDNTRGMQLVEVAGTFQLATKKEHAMYYKRLAYSPTHTGLSQASLETLAIVAYKQPITRVEIEEVRGVKSDKAIHTLVTKLLIKEVGRAEGTGRAILYGTTKEFLDYFGLNSLDNLPVLPEAVDEMAIEEEADLFFKKFEESFDGVNVK; from the coding sequence TTGACTTTGAATGATTTAAAAGGAATTATTGAAGGATTATTATTTGCAGCTGGAGATGAAGGTCTAACTTGTAAGCAAATTGCAGAAGTTCTTGATAGTGAAGAAATTACAGTTCTAAATGTATTGAATGAATTGGCGCTCGAATATAAAGATAATACAAGAGGAATGCAGCTTGTTGAGGTAGCAGGGACTTTCCAACTTGCCACCAAGAAAGAGCATGCGATGTATTATAAAAGATTGGCATATTCTCCGACCCATACGGGATTATCCCAAGCCTCGCTTGAAACACTTGCTATTGTAGCTTATAAGCAACCGATCACACGTGTTGAAATCGAAGAAGTCCGTGGAGTCAAATCTGACAAGGCGATTCATACACTTGTAACGAAATTATTAATTAAAGAAGTAGGTCGTGCGGAAGGTACAGGCCGAGCAATTTTATATGGTACAACTAAAGAATTTTTGGATTATTTTGGCTTGAACTCACTTGATAATTTACCTGTTCTTCCTGAAGCTGTTGATGAAATGGCAATTGAAGAAGAAGCTGATTTATTCTTTAAAAAGTTTGAGGAGTCTTTTGATGGGGTAAATGTTAAATAA
- a CDS encoding DUF3907 family protein translates to MGNTLVENQLTLAHETLSDICQKLSHFLDETTLSGLLHDGVESETEYYKSVMSSLRRVLVFCEEGKDASEIIMNGKTFRKVAAEKTLFWIYHHCIEEFFNPRVDNWYEDSRSAYTGKNAIHFSKSVPESMLNMMKSIEGPFQTIREELEYYETDFRTKMIQTK, encoded by the coding sequence ATGGGGAATACACTAGTTGAAAATCAACTAACATTAGCACATGAAACATTATCGGATATCTGTCAAAAACTTAGTCACTTTTTAGATGAAACGACTCTTTCTGGACTCTTACATGATGGAGTAGAAAGTGAAACGGAATATTATAAATCCGTTATGTCTTCTCTACGACGTGTTCTAGTTTTTTGTGAGGAAGGAAAAGATGCGAGTGAGATTATAATGAACGGGAAAACGTTCCGAAAAGTCGCAGCTGAAAAGACATTATTTTGGATTTACCATCACTGCATTGAAGAGTTTTTTAATCCCCGCGTGGATAATTGGTACGAAGATAGTCGTTCAGCCTACACAGGTAAAAATGCCATCCATTTTTCTAAGTCTGTACCGGAGTCAATGTTAAATATGATGAAAAGTATTGAGGGACCGTTCCAAACCATTCGAGAAGAATTGGAATACTATGAAACTGACTTTAGAACAAAGATGATTCAAACAAAATAA